The Thermosinus carboxydivorans Nor1 genomic sequence AACACCGGGAAAAGGTGCTGGAAATGATTGAAAGGAAAGCGGAAGGCGAGACGGTGGTTGTTCAGCCGGTAGCACCAGAAGGCGACAAAATAGTAGACCTGATGGCCGCTCTCGAAGCCAGCCTGGCGGCCATTAAGAAAAAACAACCGGCTAAAGATACAAAAGACAGGAGACGAAAAGTTCGTGCCTAGCCAGTACACCGATGTGATCATTGAGGGAGTTGAGCTCAGACTATCCAACCTGGAAAAAATCTTTTACCCCCGAACAGGCTTTACCAAAGGCCAGGTAATTGACTACTATGTACGGATCGCCCCTGTTCTGCTTCCCCACCTTGCCAATCGCCCCCTCACGCTGAAACGTTACCCCGACGGAGCCCAGGCCGCCTTTTTTTATCAGAAACAATGCCCGAAGCACCGGCCAAAATGGTTAAAAACGGCGCCGGTGTGGAGCGAGCACAATAACGATCATATTAATTTTTGCCTTGTCAATGACCTGCCTTCACTGGTATGGGTCGTCAATCTGGCCACGCTGGAACTGCATACATCTCTGTCTTTAGCCACCAACACGGCCTGCCCAACAATGATGGTTTTTGACCTGGATCCCGGTCCACCGGCAACCATCATCGAATGCGCTCAAGTCGCTTTATGGTTAAAAACTTTTTTTGACCACCAAGGGCTTTTAGCCTTTCCTAAGACATCAGGCGCCAAAGGTCTCCAGGTCTATGTTCCTCTCAATACCCCAACCGACTACGCCACTAGCAAACACTTCGCCCACGTCCTGGCCAAACTGCTGGAACGGGAGCATCCGGGACAAGTGGTCTCAAAAATGACCAAAAGCCTGCGCACAGGCAAGGTGTTAGTAGACTGGAGCCAGAACGACGAACACAAAACAACGGTATGCGTATATTCACTCCGGGCACGGGAATACCCTACTGTTTCCACGCCTGTTGCCTGGGAAGAGGTAGATGAGGCCTGGCAAAAAAAAGACCCTCGCCTGTTGACTTTTGATCCTGATAAGGTCTTGGCGCGTGTCGACCGCTATGGTGACCTTTTTGCCCCTGTAACAACGCTAAAGCAAAGCCTTCCCTTGGCCGCGATAACCTAAAGAAATCAAAAGGCTAACCACACGGGTCAGCCTTCGTTTTTGCGTCTACACGGTACGTGGACCAGCGGCGACAACCTCTACCGGAATGTTGCCGCTGAATTTGGCAAAGTTTTTGGCGAACAGCCGGGCCAGTTCCTGAGCCTGCCGATCATAGGCGTCCTTATCGGCCCAGGTATTGCGGGGTTTTAACAGATCAACTGGCACGCCCGGACATTCGATAGGTACATAAACGTTAAAGACCGGATCAAGTTCATAAGCCACTTTATCCAATAACCCTTCGATAGCCGCGGTCACCATAGCGCGGGTATAAGGAATATTCATGCGCTTGCCAATACCATAGGGACCGCCTGACCAACCGGTATTAATGAGAAAGACGCTGGTATTGTGCTTTTCCAATTTTTCTCCCAGCAGCTTAGCATAAACCAAAGGTGACAAAGGCAGGAACGGTGCTCCGAAGCAAGCCGAGAAGGTTGCCTCCGGTTCGGTTACGCCCCGCTCCGTTCCGGCCAGTTTACTAGTATAGCCGGAAAGGAAATGATACATGGCCTGTTCTTTGGTAAGCTTCGCTACCGGCGGTAAAACGCCGAAAGCATCGGCTGTCAAAAAGATAATAGTCTTAGGGTGACCAGCAACACCCGGGATAAGGGCGTTGGGAATGTGGTCGATGGGATAGGCCGCCCGCGTGTTCTCGGTTATTTCATCACTATCATAGTCAGGCGTGCGGGTAACAGGGTCAATAACCACATTCTCCAGCACGGCGCCGAAACGTATAGCTTCCCAGATTTGCGGCTCATTTTCCCGGCTTAGCCTGATGCACTTTGCGTAGCAACCGCCTTCGATATTGAAGACACCGTTGTCGTTCCAGCCGTGCTCGTCATCGCCAATTAGCCGGCGGTTAGGGTCGGCGGAAAGGGTGGTCTTACCGGTGCCACTGAGCCCAAAAAACAGGGCCACATCTCCTTTAACGCCAACGTTGGCCGAGCAGTGCATAGATAAAATACCCTTTTGGGGCAGCAGGTAATTCATAACCGTAAAAATGGATTTTTTCATTTCACCGGCATAATGCGTGCCGCCGATCAGCACGATCCGGCGCTCAAAGTTGAGGATGATGAATGCTTCGGAGTTGGTGCCGTCAATTTCGGGTACGGCCTTAAATCCCGGCAGGCAAATAACCTGAAAATCGGGAGCAAAATCGCTTACCGGACCTTGGGGACGGACAAACAATTGGTGAACAAAAAGATTATGCCAGGCAAACTCATTGATAAAACGGACGGTGATGCGGTGCTGTTCATCTGCACCGGCAAAACCGTCGAAAACAAAGACTTCGCGATTTTGCAGATAGGCCAACATACGATGGTAGAGACGCTCAAATTTTTCTTGGTCAAAAGGCTTGTTGGTTCCCCAGGCAATGTCATTATGGACGGCGGGTGTATCGACAACAAACTTGTCGTTGGGTGACCTACCCGTATA encodes the following:
- the ligD gene encoding non-homologous end-joining DNA ligase; the encoded protein is MPSQYTDVIIEGVELRLSNLEKIFYPRTGFTKGQVIDYYVRIAPVLLPHLANRPLTLKRYPDGAQAAFFYQKQCPKHRPKWLKTAPVWSEHNNDHINFCLVNDLPSLVWVVNLATLELHTSLSLATNTACPTMMVFDLDPGPPATIIECAQVALWLKTFFDHQGLLAFPKTSGAKGLQVYVPLNTPTDYATSKHFAHVLAKLLEREHPGQVVSKMTKSLRTGKVLVDWSQNDEHKTTVCVYSLRAREYPTVSTPVAWEEVDEAWQKKDPRLLTFDPDKVLARVDRYGDLFAPVTTLKQSLPLAAIT
- the pckA gene encoding phosphoenolpyruvate carboxykinase (ATP); the protein is MVAINGLEMARQVYYNLTPAQLVELACGRGEAVLTDSGALRVTTGKYTGRSPNDKFVVDTPAVHNDIAWGTNKPFDQEKFERLYHRMLAYLQNREVFVFDGFAGADEQHRITVRFINEFAWHNLFVHQLFVRPQGPVSDFAPDFQVICLPGFKAVPEIDGTNSEAFIILNFERRIVLIGGTHYAGEMKKSIFTVMNYLLPQKGILSMHCSANVGVKGDVALFFGLSGTGKTTLSADPNRRLIGDDEHGWNDNGVFNIEGGCYAKCIRLSRENEPQIWEAIRFGAVLENVVIDPVTRTPDYDSDEITENTRAAYPIDHIPNALIPGVAGHPKTIIFLTADAFGVLPPVAKLTKEQAMYHFLSGYTSKLAGTERGVTEPEATFSACFGAPFLPLSPLVYAKLLGEKLEKHNTSVFLINTGWSGGPYGIGKRMNIPYTRAMVTAAIEGLLDKVAYELDPVFNVYVPIECPGVPVDLLKPRNTWADKDAYDRQAQELARLFAKNFAKFSGNIPVEVVAAGPRTV